One segment of Oscillospiraceae bacterium MB08-C2-2 DNA contains the following:
- a CDS encoding FprA family A-type flavoprotein yields the protein MLEITKGIFSVGVLNPNLRVFDVIMKTDYGTSYNSYLVKGSEKTALIETAHRDFWQYYLDNVGEIADISTIDYVVMNHNEPDHSGCIARLVELNPNITVIASQAGAIYLKNIVNNPQLKVQVAKDGDSISLGDKTLQFINAPFLHWPDSMFTWVPEDKLLFSCDFLGCHYCEPQMKDTRVTYEDKYWDAFAYYYAAIFGPFKPYVIKGLDKIKDLELEFVCTSHGPVLTKEGVIAEAMKLYRQWSTPDPRSQKQIPIFYCTAYGNTKALACAVGEGIRQVLPDAAVELLDIIDHDIDELGQRLNGSDAFLVGTPTINKDAVPPVWQLLSHVDAVNIAKRPVAVFGSFGWSGEGTPNVAARLASLKTNVFEEPLKVAFVPTEKDLETAREFGVRFAQSLA from the coding sequence ATGTTGGAGATTACAAAAGGCATCTTTTCGGTGGGGGTTCTTAACCCCAATCTTAGGGTTTTCGATGTCATTATGAAAACCGATTATGGCACCAGCTACAATTCTTATCTGGTCAAGGGCAGTGAGAAAACAGCCCTGATTGAAACAGCGCACCGGGATTTCTGGCAGTACTATTTGGATAATGTGGGGGAGATCGCCGATATCTCCACAATCGATTATGTGGTCATGAACCACAACGAGCCGGATCATTCCGGCTGCATTGCCCGTTTGGTGGAGCTGAACCCCAACATCACTGTTATTGCAAGCCAGGCCGGGGCTATTTACCTGAAAAACATTGTGAACAATCCCCAGCTCAAGGTGCAGGTGGCGAAGGATGGCGACAGCATTTCTCTTGGCGATAAGACCCTCCAGTTCATAAACGCCCCTTTCCTGCACTGGCCGGATTCCATGTTTACATGGGTGCCTGAGGATAAGCTGCTCTTTTCCTGCGATTTTCTCGGCTGCCATTACTGCGAGCCGCAGATGAAGGATACCCGGGTTACTTATGAGGATAAATATTGGGATGCTTTCGCCTATTATTATGCGGCGATTTTCGGGCCCTTTAAGCCCTATGTGATCAAGGGGCTTGATAAAATCAAGGATTTGGAACTTGAATTTGTCTGCACCAGCCATGGCCCAGTCTTGACCAAAGAGGGAGTCATTGCAGAAGCCATGAAGCTGTATCGCCAGTGGTCCACCCCCGATCCCCGCAGCCAGAAGCAGATTCCGATTTTCTATTGCACAGCCTATGGCAATACCAAGGCCTTGGCCTGTGCTGTTGGGGAGGGGATTCGTCAGGTTCTGCCCGATGCCGCTGTGGAGCTTTTGGATATCATCGACCACGATATCGACGAGCTGGGTCAGCGCCTCAATGGAAGCGATGCTTTCCTTGTGGGCACGCCTACCATCAATAAGGATGCGGTTCCCCCTGTCTGGCAGCTTTTAAGCCATGTGGATGCCGTTAACATTGCCAAGCGCCCGGTTGCTGTATTCGGTTCCTTTGGTTGGAGCGGTGAAGGAACTCCCAATGTGGCGGCAAGGCTTGCCTCCCTCAAAACCAATGTGTTTGAGGAGCCGCTGAAGGTTGCCTTTGTTCCCACCGAAAAGGATTTGGAAACAGCCCGTGAATTTGGTGTCCGCTTTGCCCAGAGCCTTGCCTGA
- a CDS encoding rubredoxin — protein sequence MEKYVCTVCGYVYDPEEGAPEHGIAPGTKWEDIPDDFVCPVCGVGKEMFEVE from the coding sequence ATGGAAAAATATGTTTGCACAGTATGCGGCTATGTTTATGACCCCGAGGAGGGTGCACCGGAGCACGGCATTGCTCCCGGAACCAAATGGGAGGATATTCCCGATGATTTTGTCTGCCCTGTTTGCGGTGTAGGCAAGGAAATGTTTGAAGTCGAATAG
- a CDS encoding flavin reductase has protein sequence MDVSAMFKINCGLFLAGVTTDKPTGCIINTVMQVGHSPLKCSLTMSQDHYTHSQILQAGSLAITTFSKQVRPDIIKRFGFTSGKVTDKFQDIAYELDSQGNPYLLGEYVSAVFALTLSSKMDIDGGYTIFLCDVKDAVKSEGDSITYGEYLENVKKKIF, from the coding sequence ATGGATGTAAGCGCAATGTTTAAGATCAACTGCGGCCTTTTCTTGGCCGGCGTTACCACCGATAAGCCCACAGGCTGTATCATCAACACCGTGATGCAGGTGGGGCACAGCCCGCTTAAATGCTCTCTGACCATGTCGCAGGATCACTATACCCACAGCCAGATTCTCCAAGCTGGTTCTCTGGCCATCACCACCTTTTCCAAGCAGGTGCGGCCGGATATTATCAAGCGGTTTGGCTTTACCTCCGGTAAAGTTACCGATAAATTTCAGGATATTGCCTATGAGTTGGATTCCCAGGGCAACCCTTATTTATTAGGGGAGTATGTGTCGGCGGTTTTCGCTCTGACGCTCAGCAGCAAAATGGATATCGACGGGGGTTATACCATCTTTTTGTGCGATGTCAAGGATGCTGTTAAGAGTGAGGGTGATTCCATCACCTATGGCGAATATCTGGAGAATGTTAAGAAAAAAATCTTTTAA
- a CDS encoding LysO family transporter yields the protein MAFILLVMAAGMGVGIWISGKEYKEKLLKIAGKFQTVSLCVLLFTMGSWLGGSGDFWESLGKLGFQGAILALAGIAGSVLAVFLLTVGVRKGDS from the coding sequence ATGGCATTTATATTGCTTGTAATGGCAGCTGGAATGGGTGTGGGGATCTGGATCTCCGGAAAAGAATACAAAGAAAAGCTTTTGAAAATTGCAGGGAAATTTCAGACTGTCAGCCTGTGTGTACTGCTTTTCACAATGGGAAGCTGGCTGGGCGGCAGTGGGGATTTCTGGGAAAGCCTTGGCAAGCTGGGCTTTCAGGGAGCCATTTTGGCATTGGCGGGAATAGCGGGAAGCGTTCTCGCTGTTTTTCTGCTGACAGTGGGTGTGCGAAAGGGGGATTCCTGA
- a CDS encoding lysine exporter LysO family protein, with product MLIPLLLLGAGILAGWLFPVITQVGDLQAIHTIALIILVFATGIGIGSQRTLWKRLRSIGAKALLTPLGTLFGSVAAGIGAGLLLGLSANEAGAVSAGMGYYSVSMAVLTDLGNAQLGALAFVTNILREVFSLLLIPLIARKLPYVCAIAPGGATAMDTTLPVISRCTDEETAVAAVVSGVILTGIVPPLVALLYGGL from the coding sequence ATGCTGATCCCTCTGCTGCTTTTAGGTGCCGGCATTCTGGCGGGCTGGCTGTTCCCGGTCATCACACAGGTTGGTGACCTTCAAGCAATACATACTATCGCTCTGATCATATTGGTTTTCGCTACCGGAATCGGGATCGGGAGCCAGCGCACCCTTTGGAAGCGACTTCGGAGTATCGGGGCAAAAGCACTGCTGACCCCTCTTGGCACACTGTTTGGGAGTGTGGCGGCCGGCATCGGTGCGGGTTTGCTTCTGGGGCTTTCCGCCAACGAGGCAGGCGCTGTTTCCGCAGGAATGGGCTATTACAGCGTTTCCATGGCTGTGCTCACCGATCTGGGCAATGCACAGCTGGGGGCACTGGCTTTTGTAACCAACATTCTGCGTGAAGTCTTTTCTCTGCTGCTCATTCCGCTGATTGCCCGCAAGCTCCCCTATGTTTGTGCCATCGCGCCTGGGGGCGCCACCGCCATGGATACCACCCTGCCGGTCATCTCCCGGTGTACTGATGAAGAAACGGCGGTGGCGGCGGTGGTCAGTGGTGTGATTCTCACCGGAATTGTGCCGCCTCTGGTTGCCCTTTTGTATGGCGGACTATAG
- a CDS encoding diguanylate cyclase, with the protein MKENRRFLGVDISFLAMLLLLFISVFFIGSDTEAMTGNFILLAVSAACAMLTYFTSLTAGLVVNLVLIFAYVTYTIFTSASSGVEVPVSTYFWMFWSPLMTTVTYFFTRRTFQAEEQNRVLQEQLDRLSGVDSLTELKNIRSFEADCAVYMKIAKRYHMSLVLVVWEFRFQRELGHMLGKEGLLDLVKRVSRQITAALREEDAIYLLEGDPYTWGSLLFTDPESVSIVVERVKNQLAEIQIQDAASRHSIELSMRVGIATFDDTITSPLALLEKAHKRSEYDV; encoded by the coding sequence GTGAAAGAAAATAGGCGCTTTCTTGGGGTGGATATTTCCTTTTTGGCCATGCTTCTTCTGCTCTTTATCAGCGTTTTTTTTATTGGCAGCGACACCGAGGCCATGACCGGGAACTTTATCCTTCTGGCGGTATCCGCCGCCTGTGCCATGCTCACCTATTTCACCTCGCTGACTGCGGGGCTGGTGGTGAATCTGGTGCTGATTTTCGCCTACGTGACTTATACTATTTTCACTTCTGCCTCCAGTGGTGTGGAGGTTCCTGTAAGCACTTACTTCTGGATGTTCTGGTCTCCGCTGATGACCACTGTCACTTATTTTTTTACCCGCCGAACCTTTCAGGCGGAAGAACAGAATCGAGTGCTGCAAGAACAGCTTGATCGGCTTTCCGGTGTAGATTCCCTTACAGAGCTTAAAAATATCCGCTCTTTTGAAGCGGATTGTGCGGTTTATATGAAAATTGCCAAGCGCTATCATATGTCGCTGGTGCTGGTGGTTTGGGAATTCCGCTTTCAGCGTGAGCTGGGGCATATGCTGGGGAAGGAAGGCCTTTTGGATTTGGTTAAGCGGGTTTCCCGGCAGATTACTGCCGCCCTCCGGGAGGAGGACGCAATCTATCTGTTGGAGGGTGACCCCTATACTTGGGGTTCTCTGCTGTTTACCGATCCGGAATCGGTGAGCATTGTGGTGGAAAGGGTAAAGAATCAGCTGGCGGAGATTCAGATACAGGATGCCGCCAGCCGCCATTCTATTGAACTAAGCATGCGGGTGGGCATTGCCACATTCGATGATACGATTACCTCACCCCTTGCTCTGCTGGAAAAAGCCCATAAACGCTCAGAATACGATGTATAG
- a CDS encoding cellulose biosynthesis cyclic di-GMP-binding regulatory protein BcsB — MNRKTAARFWLGVILLSQLMGVPAFAQLAPPENTPQSETSLLAEDASSTAPGQEPAASAPPEASQSQQPAVPIPQGEGLLTHEQAFSAEHSLAGLFAQCTEYFNAGYWDIQYAAFTLEYSATQLADSALSSLTVSLNGEPFYSARIVPSLEHRNQRLEVLLPLEKIHEGQNSITVSTYVRTKDGKPCVDDVAGANWMVVKANSAVALLYYPQASSRTVADYYKQLTSIDALENRQTMFFLPEQPSDSELTAVAVMLSGISSQASLSYENIGLDTGGQETDLARSKYSVYIASYDRLFPSIRERLTEEQTKAAQQGALLAVLEGSSGEPGVLLVTAQKEEALQTAALRFANSALMEQTQAAWRRVMEQERVIVEPAPVAEYLPLTESGSNVQGPFRQNASFYIEYPANRRLAYSSQISLAFRYSENLDFDRSLATVYVNDKPVGSKKLTMDKAGGDTALFDIPTDLEVSGSFTVRVSFDLEIKDLWCNLNQAETPWAWVSPESMLKISSVEANGLLFENYPSPFLRDNSLDNLVVVVPDQPGKADLEAMRGILLTLGRSQKDNAGSLRVARMSQPGDLSHANVISIGRLEVNELLKQQHDKLFFKFSPEGTTILSNEKILLDPGYGASLGTLQLLDSPYSQEKRAFLVVSGVTDATMLKAARYLGLSDNLWQLYGDGVVIDDTQAMSYRFKADNKKSQPLLEQVAGRRDIQLLALAGVLVLGLGVFALILLGIKYRRRKNRERK; from the coding sequence TTGAACAGAAAAACAGCCGCCCGGTTTTGGCTTGGCGTGATTTTGCTTTCACAGCTTATGGGTGTTCCTGCCTTTGCCCAGCTTGCCCCACCGGAAAATACGCCGCAATCTGAAACCAGCCTTTTGGCGGAAGATGCATCTTCTACTGCACCGGGGCAGGAGCCTGCCGCTTCTGCCCCACCCGAGGCGAGCCAATCGCAACAGCCTGCCGTGCCCATCCCCCAGGGGGAAGGGCTGTTGACCCACGAGCAGGCTTTTTCGGCCGAGCATTCCCTTGCGGGCTTATTTGCCCAGTGCACGGAATATTTCAATGCAGGGTATTGGGATATCCAGTATGCGGCCTTCACGTTGGAATATTCCGCTACCCAGCTGGCGGATTCCGCTCTTTCCAGCCTGACGGTTTCCCTCAATGGTGAGCCCTTTTATTCAGCACGCATTGTCCCCAGCCTCGAGCATAGGAACCAGCGGCTGGAAGTGCTTTTACCATTGGAAAAAATCCACGAGGGTCAGAATTCCATTACGGTCAGCACCTATGTTCGCACAAAGGATGGCAAGCCTTGCGTGGATGATGTAGCTGGGGCCAACTGGATGGTGGTTAAGGCCAATTCAGCGGTGGCTTTGCTTTATTACCCGCAGGCATCCAGCCGCACAGTGGCGGATTATTACAAACAGCTCACCAGCATCGATGCTTTGGAAAACCGCCAGACCATGTTTTTTCTTCCTGAGCAGCCCAGTGACAGTGAGCTGACCGCTGTGGCCGTGATGTTAAGCGGGATTTCTTCACAGGCGTCTCTTTCTTATGAAAATATTGGCTTGGATACAGGCGGGCAAGAGACAGACCTTGCCCGATCCAAATACAGTGTTTATATCGCTTCCTATGACCGGCTCTTTCCCTCCATACGGGAGCGGCTTACCGAAGAGCAGACCAAGGCCGCCCAGCAGGGTGCCTTGCTTGCGGTTTTAGAGGGCAGTTCAGGGGAGCCCGGTGTTCTGCTGGTAACCGCACAGAAAGAGGAAGCTTTGCAAACGGCCGCTCTCCGCTTTGCAAACAGCGCCCTTATGGAGCAGACACAGGCCGCATGGCGGCGGGTGATGGAGCAGGAACGGGTGATAGTGGAGCCTGCCCCAGTTGCGGAGTATCTGCCCCTTACCGAGAGCGGCAGCAATGTACAGGGCCCCTTTCGGCAAAACGCTTCTTTTTATATCGAATACCCTGCCAACCGCCGGCTGGCTTATTCCAGCCAGATCAGCTTGGCCTTCCGCTACAGCGAAAATCTGGATTTTGACCGCTCCCTGGCCACGGTTTATGTAAACGACAAGCCGGTTGGCAGCAAAAAGCTGACCATGGATAAAGCCGGAGGGGATACGGCACTCTTTGATATTCCCACGGATTTGGAGGTCAGCGGCAGCTTCACGGTGCGGGTCTCCTTTGATTTGGAAATCAAGGATTTGTGGTGCAACCTCAATCAGGCGGAAACACCGTGGGCGTGGGTTAGCCCGGAAAGTATGCTGAAAATATCCTCAGTGGAAGCAAACGGCTTGCTGTTTGAAAACTACCCCAGCCCTTTCCTGCGGGATAACAGCTTGGATAATCTGGTGGTGGTGGTTCCGGATCAGCCGGGAAAAGCGGATTTGGAAGCCATGCGGGGCATCCTGCTCACCTTGGGCCGCTCCCAAAAGGATAATGCCGGTTCGCTGCGGGTAGCGAGAATGTCCCAGCCCGGGGATTTATCCCACGCCAATGTCATCAGCATCGGCAGGCTGGAGGTTAATGAACTGCTAAAGCAGCAGCACGACAAGCTGTTCTTTAAATTCAGCCCCGAGGGAACCACAATTCTTTCCAACGAGAAAATACTGCTGGACCCCGGCTACGGCGCTTCGCTGGGAACGCTCCAGCTTTTGGATTCCCCCTATAGTCAGGAAAAGCGGGCCTTTCTGGTGGTCAGCGGTGTAACGGATGCAACCATGCTCAAGGCCGCCCGGTATCTTGGCCTTTCGGATAACCTGTGGCAGCTCTATGGTGACGGTGTGGTTATAGATGACACGCAGGCCATGTCTTACCGCTTTAAGGCGGATAACAAGAAATCCCAGCCCCTTCTGGAGCAGGTTGCCGGGCGCCGTGATATTCAATTGCTGGCTTTGGCTGGGGTACTCGTTCTAGGGCTTGGCGTTTTTGCCCTGATTCTTTTGGGCATTAAGTATAGAAGGAGGAAGAACCGTGAAAGAAAATAG
- a CDS encoding glycosyltransferase produces MNLLDILMLIALICIWLLLLVNVLLIIGGYWYYVECERRRLPELKTAPMVSIMVPAHNEGVVIVETVRALLAFDYPPDRYEIIVINDNSSDNSAQLLDELCRLHPGRRLKIINTDSVTGGKGKSNALNIGFGQCEGEYIVIYDADNTPERGALRMLVAEICADPTLGAVIGKFRTRNKNASLLTRFINIETLAFQWMAQAGRWKLMGLCTIPGTNFIIRREILENMGGWDIKAIAEDTEISFRIYRMGYRIKFLPQAVTWEQEPQTVKVWFRQRTRWVKGNIYVLIKNLPLLFDPSAKRIRFDILYFLSIYFLLLTSLLVSDSVLMLNTLGWAHTTLAGFSDLLWLMAIVLFVLGTFVTITTEKGEMSLSNAGIILVMYFTYSKLWMIVALYGLYQYIKDVIFKRETKWYKTERFQ; encoded by the coding sequence TTGAACCTGTTGGATATACTCATGCTTATAGCGCTTATCTGCATCTGGCTGCTGCTGCTGGTCAATGTTCTTTTGATCATCGGCGGCTACTGGTATTATGTGGAATGCGAAAGGCGCAGGCTGCCGGAGCTAAAAACAGCTCCTATGGTTTCCATTATGGTTCCCGCCCACAACGAAGGGGTCGTGATTGTAGAAACGGTGCGGGCGCTCCTTGCCTTTGATTATCCGCCTGACCGTTACGAGATTATTGTAATCAACGACAATTCCAGCGATAACAGCGCCCAGCTTCTGGATGAGCTTTGCCGCCTGCATCCGGGCAGAAGGCTGAAAATTATCAATACCGATAGCGTTACAGGCGGCAAGGGAAAGTCAAACGCCCTCAACATCGGCTTTGGCCAGTGTGAGGGAGAGTATATTGTGATTTATGATGCAGACAATACACCTGAACGTGGTGCCCTGCGGATGCTGGTGGCGGAAATCTGCGCCGACCCCACTTTAGGGGCCGTGATCGGCAAATTCCGAACCCGAAACAAAAACGCAAGCCTGCTGACGCGGTTCATCAACATCGAGACCTTGGCCTTCCAGTGGATGGCGCAGGCAGGCCGCTGGAAGCTGATGGGGCTGTGCACCATTCCCGGCACCAATTTCATCATCCGGCGTGAAATTCTGGAGAATATGGGCGGCTGGGATATCAAGGCCATTGCCGAAGATACAGAAATCAGCTTCCGCATTTACCGCATGGGCTACCGTATTAAATTTCTGCCACAGGCGGTCACTTGGGAGCAGGAGCCTCAAACGGTTAAGGTTTGGTTCCGGCAGCGCACCCGGTGGGTTAAGGGGAATATCTATGTGCTGATCAAGAACCTGCCGCTGTTGTTTGATCCTTCCGCCAAGCGGATTCGGTTTGATATCCTCTACTTTTTATCCATCTATTTTCTGCTGCTGACTTCACTTTTGGTTTCGGACTCTGTTTTAATGCTGAACACATTGGGCTGGGCCCACACCACACTGGCGGGTTTCAGCGACCTTTTATGGCTTATGGCCATTGTGCTGTTTGTTTTGGGCACCTTTGTGACCATTACCACCGAGAAGGGTGAGATGAGCCTTTCCAATGCGGGGATTATTCTGGTTATGTATTTTACCTATTCCAAGCTTTGGATGATTGTGGCCCTTTATGGGCTGTATCAATACATTAAGGATGTTATATTTAAAAGAGAAACGAAATGGTATAAAACCGAGCGGTTTCAATGA
- the wecB gene encoding UDP-N-acetylglucosamine 2-epimerase (non-hydrolyzing): MAPLVTACRQNPAIETIVCITGQHRQMLHEVLDKFGILPDYDLNIMQPGQTLTQITSRILTGLDDVFQKVRPDVVLVHGDTSTALSAGLEAFYHQIPVGHVEAGLRTGNPCSPFPEEMNRVLLGNLACLHFAPTDRNRENLLRQNVPGKIFVTGNTAIDVLRYTVSPGYVFSQPILNQLDYSRPTILLTAHRRENLGEGMESIFAAVRRLGQDFPEIQFILPVHLNPAVVNLVEKELGSCDFIHRTQPLDVFDMHNLISRCYMLMTDSGGLQEEAPSLKKPVLVLREETERMEAIEAGTAILAGIGEESVYACAARLLTDPQAYSRMSGAVNPFGDGHAAEKIVAALLEACVSRHTRKQ; the protein is encoded by the coding sequence ATGGCCCCCCTGGTGACTGCCTGCCGCCAAAACCCCGCAATTGAAACAATTGTATGCATTACCGGCCAGCATAGGCAAATGCTGCATGAAGTCTTAGATAAATTTGGAATTTTGCCAGATTATGACCTAAACATTATGCAGCCCGGCCAAACGCTCACACAGATCACCTCCCGCATCCTGACCGGCTTGGACGATGTATTCCAAAAAGTTCGCCCAGATGTGGTGCTGGTGCATGGCGATACTTCCACCGCCCTTTCCGCCGGGTTAGAGGCTTTTTATCATCAGATTCCGGTGGGGCATGTGGAGGCCGGGCTGCGCACCGGCAACCCCTGCTCCCCTTTCCCGGAAGAAATGAACCGCGTGCTTTTGGGCAACCTTGCCTGCCTTCATTTTGCCCCCACAGACCGCAATCGGGAGAATCTTCTGCGGCAGAATGTACCGGGCAAAATCTTTGTTACCGGCAACACAGCCATTGATGTTCTGCGTTATACCGTTTCTCCCGGTTATGTTTTTTCTCAGCCTATACTCAACCAGCTGGATTACAGCCGCCCCACCATTTTGCTCACTGCGCACCGCCGCGAGAATCTTGGGGAGGGGATGGAGAGTATTTTTGCTGCTGTGAGGCGGTTGGGGCAGGATTTTCCCGAAATTCAGTTTATTCTGCCGGTGCACCTTAACCCTGCCGTAGTGAATTTGGTGGAAAAAGAATTGGGCAGCTGCGATTTTATCCACCGCACTCAGCCGCTGGATGTGTTTGATATGCACAACCTGATCAGCCGCTGCTATATGCTGATGACCGATTCCGGCGGCTTGCAGGAGGAGGCCCCCTCCCTGAAAAAGCCGGTTCTGGTTCTGCGGGAAGAAACCGAGCGTATGGAGGCCATTGAAGCAGGAACCGCCATTCTGGCCGGAATCGGTGAGGAATCCGTCTATGCCTGCGCTGCACGCCTGCTGACCGATCCACAGGCTTATTCAAGAATGTCCGGCGCCGTCAATCCCTTTGGAGATGGACATGCCGCCGAAAAAATTGTCGCCGCTTTGCTGGAGGCGTGTGTTTCGAGACACACCCGGAAGCAATAA
- a CDS encoding endospore germination permease, with protein MQSEKLSLNQAIFVIMLFNIGSSVIMGISTKMVQDTWLVILVATFIAIPVFWLYARILQLFPEKNIFQILELLLGKIGGKAVSVLFIWYSLHLSALVLRNLTEFVEISSLPETPQLPIMILLILTTVYLARSGIHTIGKWSIIMVFFVLFVVFITFSASIGKMRFDDILPIMEHSPAQIAQTGFETFSYPYGETIIFLYIGHAIPKGKTYKVYFRVLAMCSVVFLLVFFRNIVLVGRGVMTISFFPSYITARVMEIGDFLARLEGAISSNMLLAGIVKISVCLRATSEGVSHLFNLKDYKTVVLPVGILSLALCSILYENTMDMFLFLDYYGYYALPFQLIIPLLLLIVGEVHIRRDKNKKIPGAAAGI; from the coding sequence ATGCAAAGTGAAAAACTCTCTTTAAATCAAGCGATCTTTGTTATTATGCTGTTTAATATAGGGAGCAGTGTGATTATGGGCATCAGCACCAAGATGGTACAGGATACTTGGCTGGTGATTTTAGTGGCAACCTTTATTGCCATTCCTGTTTTTTGGTTATATGCCCGCATCTTACAGCTCTTTCCGGAAAAGAATATTTTTCAAATTTTGGAGCTGTTGTTAGGCAAAATAGGAGGGAAGGCCGTTTCTGTTCTTTTTATTTGGTATTCTCTTCATCTTTCAGCTTTGGTTCTGCGCAATCTGACAGAGTTTGTCGAAATATCTTCTCTGCCGGAAACCCCTCAGCTCCCCATTATGATCCTGCTGATCCTGACAACGGTTTATCTGGCCAGAAGCGGAATTCATACCATTGGGAAATGGTCGATTATCATGGTGTTTTTCGTGTTGTTTGTGGTTTTTATAACCTTTAGCGCCTCCATTGGAAAAATGCGGTTTGATGATATTTTGCCTATTATGGAGCACTCTCCGGCACAAATTGCACAAACTGGCTTTGAGACTTTTTCTTATCCATATGGAGAAACTATCATTTTTTTGTATATCGGTCATGCAATCCCCAAGGGAAAAACATACAAGGTGTATTTCCGTGTGTTGGCCATGTGTTCTGTTGTTTTTCTGCTGGTGTTTTTTAGGAATATTGTTTTGGTGGGCCGTGGTGTAATGACCATCAGCTTTTTTCCTTCTTATATCACGGCACGTGTCATGGAAATAGGGGATTTTCTGGCAAGACTGGAAGGGGCTATTTCTTCCAATATGCTGCTGGCGGGTATTGTAAAGATATCCGTTTGCTTGCGGGCCACTTCGGAGGGGGTTAGCCATTTGTTTAACCTGAAAGATTACAAAACGGTGGTTTTGCCTGTGGGTATATTGTCTCTTGCGCTGTGCAGCATTCTTTATGAGAACACCATGGATATGTTCCTGTTTCTGGATTACTACGGGTACTATGCCTTGCCCTTCCAGCTTATTATACCGCTGTTGCTGTTGATCGTGGGAGAAGTGCACATTCGAAGGGATAAAAACAAAAAAATACCCGGAGCCGCAGCGGGTATCTAA
- a CDS encoding Ger(x)C family spore germination protein, whose amino-acid sequence MAKRLLIVLLSLLLTLSLSGCWNYRSLDQLNLVVGIAIDFDKQNNLFDISYEVANKSSSDMSSDIQSRIIRSQGKTLMDTARNAKNKEADKLFFGCSQVLVLSKDLAMEMDISSILDWFLRDAECRETLCVAISQEETAAEILKGPDKMNGIMSSIAHDIIREDRDVTGLSTHSQLYEIYNALNSPRQSAVLPVLRKVKSDEGEINEINGSAVIKGSRLVGFLTPQQSRGLLFAEDTLNRGVITLSLSDEMPGDDLTLEIFKNNTKKSYSYEQGLITVYIETETNVSIDENRSHLDVMDKQVVEQIKSAAARKIESNIKEVADILQHKLNTDVLGFGEMIYKGDLPLWHELAPQWEEIYPTVEVKVASKVNIINSSFNK is encoded by the coding sequence ATGGCTAAGCGATTGCTCATTGTTCTGCTTAGCCTGTTGCTTACATTGTCTCTAAGCGGATGCTGGAACTATAGAAGCCTTGATCAGTTGAATCTTGTGGTTGGCATTGCCATTGATTTTGATAAGCAAAACAATCTCTTTGATATCAGCTATGAGGTAGCCAATAAATCTTCCTCCGACATGAGCAGTGATATCCAGAGCCGAATTATCCGTTCGCAGGGGAAAACGCTGATGGATACGGCCCGAAATGCAAAAAACAAAGAAGCGGATAAGCTGTTTTTCGGCTGTTCCCAAGTTCTGGTTCTCAGCAAGGATCTGGCAATGGAGATGGATATTTCCTCGATATTGGATTGGTTCCTGCGAGATGCGGAGTGCCGGGAGACCCTGTGTGTTGCCATTTCGCAGGAGGAAACAGCAGCGGAAATATTAAAAGGTCCGGATAAAATGAACGGTATCATGAGTTCCATAGCCCACGATATTATTCGTGAAGACCGGGATGTCACCGGGCTGTCAACCCATAGCCAGCTGTATGAGATTTACAATGCATTGAATTCTCCCCGCCAGTCGGCGGTTCTTCCCGTGCTTCGCAAGGTTAAGAGCGACGAAGGCGAAATCAACGAGATTAATGGGTCGGCTGTGATAAAGGGCAGCCGTTTGGTAGGCTTCTTAACCCCGCAGCAATCCAGAGGGCTGCTGTTTGCCGAGGATACACTCAATCGGGGCGTAATCACACTTTCTTTGTCGGATGAAATGCCCGGGGATGACCTGACACTTGAAATTTTTAAAAACAACACAAAAAAATCCTACTCCTACGAGCAGGGTCTTATTACCGTGTATATTGAGACAGAAACCAATGTGTCAATTGATGAAAACCGCAGCCATCTGGATGTGATGGATAAACAGGTCGTTGAGCAAATAAAGAGCGCTGCTGCACGGAAAATTGAAAGCAACATCAAAGAAGTGGCCGATATCCTGCAGCACAAACTGAATACCGATGTGCTGGGTTTTGGCGAAATGATCTATAAAGGCGATCTTCCCCTTTGGCATGAGCTTGCTCCCCAGTGGGAAGAAATTTACCCCACCGTGGAGGTGAAGGTTGCTTCCAAGGTGAATATCATAAACTCTTCATTCAACAAGTAA